In a single window of the Bufo bufo chromosome 5, aBufBuf1.1, whole genome shotgun sequence genome:
- the LOC121002393 gene encoding E3 SUMO-protein ligase KIAA1586-like, whose protein sequence is MLSWLISSKRTRSESEDSLADPPPNQNIAAGQSQTQANESSTCAAVDQVLTSDVEDESDITSTDDNSRIAEHEWPECWSQAQVQYFSTNYKWLLSKNRKLGCSVCSQVCARVDMQQGQRVSQEWSGCLISSYGRDKAAQQSSLRKKIKEHRDSIYHKKAVEIKEKATQNTMQKHIEDMRKAEYASTCNVFRTAYKIGKHGRPFTDMPIDVQLQVLNGVKMGRVLHSNNSCANILDHIAAEMKKKVVNDIVMNERKLCVLIDESTTISGKSVLVVCLRSAISNEQPDTVFFELIELQGTTANDITEALLECLHNNGFDPHYLQEHLLAFACDGASVMLGRKAGVAAQLCSKFPYLFVWHCSNHRLELAVCDVLKEVGGINHFKIFLDQLYSLYHASPKNQRELTESAHSVGQRLLVIGRVLSVRWVASSERTVKAVWENYPALQVHFTSAAADTSRDSRERAKYKGLNDVLTTVSFVVNLGIMYDALTELSDLSRMLQRRDMTLDQADRQLDRQIRVFESMVSTPGPYTQIAIEAENKKIFRNVCLHENERVIKINPGQFFRSLAENVKCRMTPTTSSHVSRTSSEKTDSHLLSDIKVLQSDSWPASLEIQYGDAAVRRLCQRFRVGERKSVQGFREYKDLKASKTPEDLKPLLKAVHTIAVSTSECERAFSSMNDTLTDKRNSLDIKRLSNLIFLKCNGPPLDQFNAQTYVQTWLAKGRRSAAFTNCEAKSARKVEPKTCWSLF, encoded by the coding sequence ATGCTCTCCTGGCTTATAAGTAGCAAAAGAACAAGGTCAGAATCAGAGGACTCGCTGGCTGACCCCCCACCAAACCAGAATATCGCTGCAGGTCAGAGTCAGACACAAGCTAATGAAAGCAGCACTTGTGCCGCGGTCGATCAGGTTCTCACAAGTGACGTAGAGGACGAGAGTGACATCACTTCTACTGATGACAACAGCCGCATTGCCGAGCATGAGTGGCCAGAATGTTGGTCCCAAGCACAAGTACAGTATTTCTCCACAAATTACAAGTGGCTGCTAAGCAAAAATCGAAAGTTGGGCTGTAGTGTGTGTAGTCAAGTTTGTGCTCGTGTAGACATGCAGCAAGGGCAGAGAGTGTCGCAGGAGTGGAGTGGGTGCTTAATCTCGTCTTATGGAAGGGACAAGGCTGCACAACAAAGCTCACTACGAAAGAAAATTAAAGAGCACAGAGACTCAATTTATCACAAGAAAGCAGTTGAAATAAAAGAGAAGGCAACACAAAATACAATGCAAAAACACATTGAAGATATGAGAAAGGCTGAATACGCCTCAACTTGCAATGTGTTTAGAACAGCTTATAAGATTGGCAAGCATGGGCGTCCCTTTACAGACATGCCAATAGATGTCCAGTTGCAAGTCTTAAATGGTGTCAAGATGGGCAGAGTTTTACACTCTAATAACTCGTGTGCAAATATACTGGATCACATTGCAGCTGAAATGAAAAAGAAGGTAGTCAATGACATAGTGATGAATGAAAGAAAACTGTGTGTGCTCATTGATGAATCGACTACAATAAGTGGAAAGTCTGTCCTTGTCGTGTGCCTGCGATCAGCTATTTCCAATGAACAGCCAGACACAGTATTTTTTGAACTCATTGAGCTGCAGGGGACCACAGCAAATGACATCACTGAAGCACTGTTAGAATGTCTTCATAATAATGGCTTTGACCCTCACTACCTACAGGAACATTTGTTGGCATTTGCTTGTGATGGAGCCTCAGTGATGCTTGGGAGGAAAGCAGGAGTTGCTGCGCAGCTTTGTTCCAAATTCCCTTACCTGTTTGTCTGGCATTGTTCCAATCACAGACTGGAACTGGCAGTTTGTGATGTTTTGAAGGAGGTTGGAGGAATCAACcactttaaaatatttttagatcAGCTTTACTCCCTCTACCATGCATCCCCAAAAAACCAAAGGGAGTTAACAGAGAGTGCTCACAGTGTTGGACAGCGTCTCCTTGTGATAGGCCGTGTTTTATCAGTGCGTTGGGTTGCTTCAAGTGAGAGAACGGTGAAAGCAGTATGGGAGAACTACCCAGCTTTGCAGGTACActttacaagtgctgctgctgataCCAGCAGGGACTCAAGAGAGAGAGCAAAATACAAAGGACTCAATGATGTTCTCACTACTGTTTCTTTTGTGGTCAATCTTGGCATCATGTATGACGCTCTCACAGAACTCAGTGACCTCTCAAGAATGCTCCAGAGACGTGACATGACTTTGGATCAAGCCGACAGGCAGCTGGACCGACAGATCCGGGTGTTTGAGTCAATGGTATCCACACCTGGTCCCTACACACAAATTGCCATTGAGGCTGAAAATAAGAAAATCTTCAGAAATGTATGCCTGCATGAAAATGAGAGGGTTATAAAAATCAACCCTGGGCAATTTTTCCGTAGCCTGGCTGAAAATGTTAAGTGCAGGATGACTCCAACAACTTCCTCACATGTCAGTAGAACCTCATCTGAAAAGACAGACAGTCACCTCCTCTCAGACATCAAGGTCCTCCAGTCTGACTCCTGGCCTGCATCTCTTGAGATTCAATATGGTGATGCAGCGGTCAGACGTTTATGTCAGAGATTCAGAGTTGGGGAGAGGAAAAGTGTCCAAGGATTTAGGGAGTATAAAGACCTTAAAGCTTCCAAGACACCAGAAGACCTGAAGCCTCTTCTTAAAGCTGTCCACACCATTGCAGTATCAACAAGTGAATGCGAGCGAGCTTTCAGCTCAATGAATGATACTTTGACAGATAAAAGAAACTCTCTCGACATCAAAAGGCTTTCAAATCTGATCTTCCTGAAATGCAACGGACCACCCTTGGATCAGTTTAATGCACAAACATATGTGCAGACATGGCTGGCAAAAGGGAGGAGAAGTGCAGCCTTCACAAACTGCGAAGCCAAAAGTGCAAGGAAAGTGGAGCCCAAAACGTGCTGGAGCCTTTTCTAG